Genomic window (Candidatus Wallbacteria bacterium):
CACACCACTCTTATCCAGAATCCCGTCTCCATCACAACCTTTCCAGGCATCATACTCCAGAAGTTTCAAGGCTGCTTGTTGATCAAAGAACAGGGGTGGGATTTTATTTTGCCAGCAACATAAATCTGTAATAAAATAGGTTTATTGGAGGGAAAATGAAATTTGTATTTTCAGTATTACTTTTCACTTTGAGCCTGTCCATAGCTCTGGCATCAGAGCAGCAGAATTTCCAACCTGAGAATTCATTCATACTGCGCAAGCCTCCAAAGCCACCGCTTCCTCCACCTCCTCCGCCTCCACCTCCGCTACCACATCCGCCATCTCCCTCTAACCTTCCGATTCTGCCCACGCCTTCGGATAATGATAATGATTCACAGCCCTCGGTTCAGCCTGCAGCGCACAATGAAAACAATGAGCCTGCGCAACCTTCAGAACAGCCTTCACAGCCTGAACCAGGCGACTCCCAGGTAAAACCTCCTGCACCCGGCCCTGATGCGCAGCCTTCACCTGTGAAACCGGACTCGAGTTCTGATCCGCAAGGGATGTCTGCTCCCCGGACAGACAGCTCTGAAAATTCGATCAACTCCGAGGTAGATCCGAAAAAAAACAATCCTGGTAGTCAACCGAAGCCCACTCGTATCATGAAAGCCAATGTCAATACAGCTTCAGAGGATGAACTTGCCGTTGTCCTACCCAGATCGCTGGCTGAAAAGATTCTGGCTTTCCGCGCGAGAAACGGCGGGATCGGGAGTCTTGATGAATTAAAGATAATCTTTGGCGAAAAAAACTACCAGCAGCTGGCCGGCCTTCTCACTATTGACGACAAAGACAG
Coding sequences:
- a CDS encoding helix-hairpin-helix domain-containing protein; the encoded protein is MKFVFSVLLFTLSLSIALASEQQNFQPENSFILRKPPKPPLPPPPPPPPPLPHPPSPSNLPILPTPSDNDNDSQPSVQPAAHNENNEPAQPSEQPSQPEPGDSQVKPPAPGPDAQPSPVKPDSSSDPQGMSAPRTDSSENSINSEVDPKKNNPGSQPKPTRIMKANVNTASEDELAVVLPRSLAEKILAFRARNGGIGSLDELKIIFGEKNYQQLAGLLTIDDKDRSIRLRVSVLTRYELKILGIADSEAAKILDMIEISRKKDREYTKKDLDAEFPAASASLKDYLVP